In Carya illinoinensis cultivar Pawnee chromosome 9, C.illinoinensisPawnee_v1, whole genome shotgun sequence, the following are encoded in one genomic region:
- the LOC122277235 gene encoding phenylacetaldehyde synthase-like, producing the protein MNGLNFDHERLNHTSSNNTNPLDPEEFRRQGHMIVDFLADYYADIEKYPVLSQVEPGYLQKRLPKSTPHDPEPIETILQDVKDHIIPGITHWQSPNFFAYFPCTSSIAGFLGEMLCTGFNVPGFNWIASPVATELEMIVMDWLGEMLNLPNSFLFSGNGGGVIQGTTCEAILCTMVAARDQMLRRDGRPNIEKLVVYGSDQTHSALQKAAKIAGIHPKNFRAIKTTKSTSFALSADSLRSAILADMEAGLVPLYLCANVGTTSTTAIDPLGSLCDVAKDYGLWVHVDAAYAGSACICPEFRHFMDGIEGVNSVSLNAHKWFFTPLDCCCLWVKDPSALIKSLSTYPEFLRNKTSDSKQVVDYKDWQITLSRRFRALKLWFVLRSYGAANLRNFMRSHVKVAKLFEGLVAMDKRFEIVVPRNFAMICFRINLPSTMGKQGAYQNAKVGDNGQKLLKEKITTANELNKKLLESINASGRVYMTHTVLEDVYVLRFAVGATLVEERHVVMAWKVVQEHATAILSDN; encoded by the coding sequence ATGAATGGCCTAAATTTTGACCATGAACGTCTAAATCACACTTCTTCCAATAACACAAACCCACTAGATCCTGAGGAGTTTAGGCGACAAGGCCACATGATCGTAGACTTCCTAGCCGATTACTATGCAGATATCGAGAAATATCCAGTCCTAAGCCAAGTCGAACCAGGATATCTCCAAAAACGCTTGCCAAAGTCCACCCCACATGATCCAGAACCCATCGAAACCATTCTCCAAGACGTGAAAGACCATATTATTCCAGGTATAACGCATTGGCAAAGCCCTAACTTCTTTGCTTACTTCCCATGCACAAGTAGCATAGCAGGGTTTCTCGGTGAGATGCTTTGCACTGGATTCAATGTGCCCGGGTTCAACTGGATCGCATCCCCAGTTGCGACTGAATTGGAGATGATAGTCATGGATTGGCTTGGAGAGATGCTTAACCTGCCTAACTCTTTCCTATTTTCGGGAAATGGAGGTGGAGTGATACAAGGGACTACTTGTGAGGCCATTTTGTGCACAATGGTTGCTGCCAGGGATCAAATGCTTCGCCGAGATGGGAGACCAAATATTGAAAAGTTGGTAGTTTATGGGTCTGACCAAACGCATAGCGCACTCCAAAAAGCAGCAAAAATAGCAGGAATCCACCCAAAGAATTTCAGAGCCATCAAGACCACGAAGTCCACATCATTTGCGCTCTCAGCAGACTCCCTACGATCAGCCATTCTTGCAGATATGGAAGCAGGCCTTGTCCCATTGTACCTTTGTGCCAATGTGGGGACAACATCAACGACTGCGATTGATCCATTAGGGTCATTATGTGATGTGGCAAAAGATTATGGCCTTTGGGTCCACGTTGATGCTGCTTATGCTGGAAGTGCTTGCATTTGTCCCGAGTTCCGGCATTTCATGGATGGCATTGAGGGTGTAAACTCAGTCAGTCTCAACGCACATAAATGGTTCTTCACCCCTTTAGATTGTTGTTGCCTTTGGGTTAAAGATCCGAGCGCCTTGATAAAATCCCTATCAACATACCCCGAGTTCTTGAGAAATAAAACCTCTGATTCGAAGCAAGTGGTCGACTATAAAGACTGGCAGATAACTCTAAGCCGAAGATTCCGAGCCTTAAAGTTATGGTTCGTGCTTAGAAGCTATGGAGCCGCTAACCTGAGGAACTTCATGAGAAGTCATGTTAAAGTGGCCAAACTTTTTGAAGGGCTTGTAGCAATGGACAAGAGGTTTGAGATTGTGGTCCCCAGAAATTTTGCCATGATTTGTTTCAGGATTAATCTGCCATCAACAATGGGTAAGCAGGGGGCATATCAAAATGCTAAGGTGGGTGATAATGGTCAAAAGTTACTAAAAGAAAAGATCACCACTGCAAATGAGCTTAACAAGAAGTTATTGGAGTCCATTAACGCATCAGGACGTGTTTACATGACTCATACCGTACTTGAAGATGTGTATGTATTACGGTTTGCGGTTGGTGCAACTCTGGTAGAGGAAAGACACGTTGTAATGGCTTGGAAAGTGGTACAGGAGCATGCGACTGCCATACTAAGCGACAACTAA